Proteins found in one Triticum aestivum cultivar Chinese Spring chromosome 4D, IWGSC CS RefSeq v2.1, whole genome shotgun sequence genomic segment:
- the LOC123098781 gene encoding silicon efflux transporter LSI2, producing MVLAHTSKVVLGCVAFGIFWVLAVFPSVPFMPVGRTAGSLLGAMLMVLFRVISPEDAYAAIDLPIIGLLFGTMVVSIFLERADMFKYLGNLLQWKSRGPKDLLFRVCIVSAIASALFTNDTCCVVLTEFILKVARQNNLPPQPFLLALATSSNIGSAATPIGNPQNLVIAVESGISFGQFLLGVFPAMIVGVLTNAAILLCYFWRYLNVEPADQERGGVVSTGPEVVGDDEVTSHRFTPARMSHVSSINPDDFDCVSEPIIRSASVNGDHLRSRSVNSNANAADADMQFSIRSLRSSSMSHEMVEVSTLPVLIDGASSRKFTRTASQQRSVIIEDAPPSSPTDDEAAANQNGDKDKGELPEVVEKRWKVLVWKTAVYLITLGMLIALLMGLNMSWTAITAALVLLALDFTDAQACLEKVSYSLLIFFCGMFITVDGFNKTGIPNTMWELVEPYSRIDSARGVALLGLVILILSNVASNVPTVLLLGTRVAASAAAISPASERKAWLILAYVSTVAGNLTLLGSAANLIVCEQARRAQFFGYNLSFWSHLRFGVPSTIVVTAIGLLIVSSY from the exons ATGGTGCTGGCGCACACGTCCAAGGTGGTGCTGGGATGCGTGGCGTTCGGCATCTTCTGGGTGCTGGCCGTCTTCCCCAGCGTGCCCTTCATGCCCGTCGGCCGCACCGCCGGCTCCCTGCTGGGCGCCATGCTCATGGTGCTCTTCCGGGTCATCTCCCCCGAGGACGCGTACGCGGCCATCGACCTCCCCATCATCGGCCTCCTCTTCGGCACCATGGTCGTCTCCATCTTCCTGGAGCGCGCCGACATGTTCAAGTACCTCGGCAACCTGCTCCAGTGGAAGAGCCGCGGCCCCAAGGACCTGCTCTTCCGCGTCTGCATCGTCTCCGCCATCGCCTCCGCGCTCTTCACCAACGACACCTGCTGCGTCGTCCTCACCGAGTTCATCCTCAAGGTCGCGCGCCAGAACAACCTCCCGCCCCAGCCCTTCCTCCTCGCGCTCGCCACCAGCTCCAACATCGGCTCCGCCGCCACGCCCATCGGCAACCCGCAGAACCTCGTCATCGCCGTCGAGAGCGGCATCTCCTTCGGCCAGTTCCTCCTCGGCGTCTTCCCCGCCATGATCGTCGGCGTGCTCACCAACGCCGCCATCCTCCTCTGCTACTTCTGGAGGTACCTCAACGTCGAGCCGGCCGACCAGGAGCGCGGCGGCGTTGTCTCCACGGGGCCCGAGGTCGTCGGCGACGACGAGGTCACCTCGCACCGCTTCACGCCCGCCAGGATGTCGCACGTCTCCTCGATCAACCCGGACGACTTCGACTGCGTCAGCGAGCCCATCATCCGGAGCGCCAGCGTCAACGGCGACCACCTGCGCAGCAGGAGCGTCAACTCCAACGCCAACGCCGCCGACGCCGACATGCAGTTCTCCATCAGGTCCCTCCGCTCCTCCAGCATGTCGCACGAGATGGTGGAGGTCTCCACGCTccccgtcctcatcgacggcgcCTCCTCCAGGAAGTTCACCAGGACCGCCAGCCAGCAGAGGAGCGTCATCATCGAGGacgcgccgccgtcgtcgcccacAGACGACGAGGCCGCCGCCAACCAGAACGGCGACAAGGACAAGGGGGAGCTGCCCGAGGTCGTGGAGAAGAGGTGGAAGGTGCTGGTGTGGAAGACGGCCGTGTACCTCATCACCCTCGGCATGCTCATCGCCCTCCTCATGGGCCTCAACATGTCCTGGACCGCCATCACCGCCGCTCTCGTCCTCCTCGCGCTCGATTTCACCGACGCACAGGCCTGCCTCGAGAAGGTTTCCTACTCGCTGCTCATCTTCTTCTGCGGCATGTTCATCACGGTGGACGGGTTCAACAAGACCGGCATACCCAACACGATGTGGGAGCTGGTGGAGCCCTACTCGCGGATCGACAGCGCCAGAGGCGTCGCGCTCCTCGgactcgtcatcctcatcctctccAACGTCGCATCCAATGTTCCAACAG TTCTGCTGCTGGGGACGAGGGTGGCCGCGTCGGCTGCCGCAATCTCGCCGGCGTCGGAGAGGAAGGCGTGGCTGATACTGGCCTACGTGAGCACGGTGGCCGGGAACCTGACGCTGCTGGGGTCGGCGGCGAACCTGATCGTGTGCGAGCAGGCCAGGCGCGCGCAGTTCTTCGGCTACAACCTCTCCTTCTGGAGCCACCTCCGGTTCGGGGTACCGTCCACCATCGTCGTCACCGCCATCGGCCTCCTCATCGTCAGCAGCTACTGA